TGGTGAGACAGCATGAAGGCTTGATTGCCCAATCGAGGTTTTTCAAGCTGGCGACTTCCGCATTGGATGGGGCTACCGACCAGCTCAAGCACGATTTGTATTTCGTGTACAGGGGCATGAAGGAAGCAAGCATTAACGGGCGCGACTCGATTTGGAAGTTTATTCTTCAAAATAGCTATAAGCCTGTTTTCTTGCGCGGTCAGTTCGATCTAATTTTGGGAAATCCGCCATGGTTAACGTATGCGGACGTCACCAATTCCGATTATCAACAGATGCTAATGGGATTGGCAGATCACTATAACGTCACCCCCCCAAAAAGGGCTGATATCCCACACCTCGAAATCGCCGCGATCTTTGTTGCACACTCGGTCAATTACTTTCTGAAACCTAGTGGAACACTTGCATTCGTACTGCCAAGGAGCTTCGTTTCTGCTTCCCAACATGAAAATATTCGGAGAGGAACCGTAAGCAGCCTCGAGTTAAAGGAATTGTGGGACTTGAACGACGTAAGTCCACTTTTCCGTGTTCCCTCATGCGTTATGTTCTTCAAACACAGCGCATCGGATAACCTCCGGCGGCGAGTTTCTCTTCCGACTTTTCCTGGGAAGCGACTGGAAGGAAAGCTACCTCGCGAGCATCTACATTGGGGGAACGCTACAAGATTCATCCGCCTAGAAGACGTTTCATGGCACTTGTCTACGTTAGGTGCGTCGGGCGCACGCTCGGCGTTTACTGTGGGCGGGTCCACGCAGTCAATAGGCACTAATGCATATGAGAAGAAATTCTCGCAAGGGGCGACGGTTGTTCCACGCAATTTCTTTTTCATTGATCTGGAAACGGATTATGATGGTGGCGGCTTTGTCGGGCGCACTTGGTCTGTCAGAACCGCCACGGCAGCGGCCCGAGAGGCAAAGGCGCCTTGGAAAAACCATTCCCTAACGGGTCGAATTGAGGGCGACTATATCTTCAGGACAGCCATCGCAAACAATCTCGTACCCTTCGCGCTTTTCTCCCCCCCCATCGTGGCACTTCCAATTACTGAGAATGGGTCAGATCAGGAAGCCACTTCATTCAGTCTCTTAAATAATGCCGATCTTTTGGGTAGGCGTTCAAGATACGCCGCGGCTTGGTTCTCTGAGGCAGAACACCTCTGGGATAAGCACCGCACGGAGAAAAATAGGAAAAACGGAATTGGACTGCTTCGATGGCTAAATTGGCAAAACAAATTGACCGATCAGAATCCATCTGCGCGATACCTTGTTATCTATACGTCTTCGGGACAAGATGCCTGCGCCGCGGTGGTAGACCGACAGGATTTTGATGCGCCCTTCATTGCCGAACACAAGACATATTGGGCTGAGTTCGGGACCAGAACAGAAGCCGACTATGTGTCAGCATTCATTAATTCTGATTTTGCTAACTTTCAGATTAAGGATTTTCAATCTAGAGGACTTTTCGGAGCGCGTGATATTCATAAGCTGATCGTAAAGGTACCGTTCCCTCGATATGACGCCAGCAATGAGATGCATAAGCGACTCTCTGCACTTGGCCGGAAGTGTGGTCAGTCGATCAGCACGTACCTTGAGAAGGAGATCGCCCATGATGCATCCGCCCGAGGACTTGGACGTTTACGAGCTCGGATTCGGGAAATGCTGTCTGGAGAGATGCAAGAAATAGACGAGATCGTATCGGTGCTGTCTACAGGACGATCCATTGACGCTGCGGCTCGCCGAGGAAAAAAAAGAAGCCGCCAGCCCCGATTGCCTGGACTGTTCGACTAAGCGGGCTGATTGGCGCAAGTGGATGTCTGGCGTAATTGCGCGCCCGCCCAAGTAGCGCCAACAGTTGGGGCACGCCGCGGCTGGCTAGGGTAGTCGTGCCTGCAGCCGCGTCGTACGCCTGATTGGATTAGATATGCGAGCTCTCGACGACAGCAGCGCCTCCAGCATTGAGTCAGACGATCTAATCCTTCGGCTTCCATGACAAGGCGGCCGACGTGCGTCTGCGCCAGCAAGGGGTCATCGTACTTTCCATGCAAAAAATGGCGGTAGCGGACCGCAGAGCCGCCCGCAGCAAGGTTTCTCGGTGCAATCAATCACGGGCCGACGGTGCATCCGTAAGTCCTTGATAGCCAAAAGCTTTCGGGGTCATACCGCCAGAAAATGCACGGAAAGTACGATGCCCCCACCTTCAGTCCAGTCGCTAACTGTTTGCCTGAGCGGGTCAGTCCAGAACTCGATCGACTGCGGAGAACATACCCCGCCTGGCCTTCGCGCGGGCGATGGTCATTTCCCGACTCGACAGCCTCGAGCCAGGCGAGATCACAGCGATGCTTGATCTCCACGAGCGGCTATCGGCCGGCTAACGCTGGAGGGCGGCTGCGGTGCCGGCTTGCTGAGACGGCGATCCGGGCGCTTCCAACTCAGCTTCGCCAAGAAGCGGCGCCATGCCGACTGCGGCTGAGAGAACAGCCAGCGCTCGGTGTCGGCGCCGTCTTTGCGTCCGAGGACCGCGACAAGGGACTCGACGGCCAGGCAGTATTTCTCGTAATCGTCTTCGGTCATCGTCCGGTCGATAGCGGCAGGTTTGCTGGCCGCGACAAGACGGATGTAGTTATCCGCAGCGATCGCGAACACAGGCTCGCCGTCTGCACCTACAGTCCAGTTGGCCCGGTTCAGCGCCAGGATGGACTTGGCGAGCCACTGGTCCAGGATATAGGCGCCCGAGCACCCGAAGAAGAACATCACCTTCGTAAAGAAGGACGGGCCCATGCCTTCGAGTTGGGCGGACGCGATCAAATAGCGAAATGCACGGTAGGCCTGCCGGCGAGTCATCGTCGGCAGTTTTTTGGCGAGCGCTTCAATGGCAGGCACGCACGCCCAGAGGGCGCAGCCGGTCGCCTTCCTGCGGGACCTTCCGCCAAACGCCATCATCGCTGCGAAGCGCCACTTGAAGGGGACATCAGTGCGTGCGCAGAAGTCGAGGAGTTCGTACCGGTTCAGAGGGCGATAAAGCTCGGGAAAGCCAGATTGTTTGGCGGCCTCCAGAATCGACGTTTCGGGCAGCTTCAGCCGTTCGAGCCATTCGATCGCCGACAAGGCGATCCAGTCCACCGGATCATGGTCCGGGTCCAACAGACGCTCGAGAACGTGCTGTGCCACCCAGATCGGAGGCTGGACTTGTGGCGTCGAATTTGCGGGGGTGGGGTGCGACAAAGGCATCGTTGTCTCCTTGCGGAAATAAGCCGATAGCTGTGTCGCAGGCACCATGCCCGCGATCCAAGACAGCCATCGGAAGGACTCTTGACGATGCGGGCGTAAGTGTGCCGGCATCGTCAAGAATCCTTCCTATATGGGCTATCGATTCGAAGGCCTGACGAAGTGTCAGACTGGGCTGTGCATGCCCTCTACACCAACTTGATGTAGTCGAACCCTATGGACCGCGATGCGGTGTCTTTGCCTGCTTCCCTAGGAAGGGAACGTAAGAATAGCCTAGTTCGCGGCGAAGTCAAGCCTGCCGCTCTGCGATGCCCGGGAATCTGGTGGCCCGCGCGTGGCAAGCGGGCCATCGCATCGGCGACTCAAGTGCCGCGACGCAGGGAGAACAGGTCGCGCAGTTCCGCGTTGCTGAGGCTTCCCAGCGACTCGTCGCCGGCTCCCACAGTCAAATCCGCAAGCGCGCCTTTGCCTTGAATCATCTCGTTGATCCGTTCCTCGAAAGTCCCTTGGGTAATGAAGCGATAGACCTGAACATTCGCATGTTGCCCAATGCGCCAAGCCCGATCACTGGCTTGATTCTCGGCGGCGCGATTCCACCACAAGTCGTAATGGATTACGTGGGAGGCGGCGGTCAGGTTCAAGCCCGTGCCGCCGGCCTTGAGCGTAATCAGCATGATGCGCTGCACCGGGTCGGTCTGAAAGCGCTCGACCATGGCATTGCGTTGGGTGGTTGTGGTGCCTCCATGCAGGAAGAGCGGAGCAAGGCCGTATCGCGACTGGTGCCAATCGGCGAGAATCTCGCCCATCTCCCGGAATTGGGTGAACAGGAGCACCTTCTCGTGGCGCTCATAGATGGAGTCGAGCAACTCAAAGAGCGCCTCGGATTTCCCCGAGTGCAAAACCCCAGACTTGAGATACTGGGTCGGGTGGTTGCAGATCTGCTTGAGTGCCATCGTCATCCGGAAGACGAGGCCGTGGCGCGAGATGCTAGCCTCCGCGTTTTCGAGCGCTTCCAGTTCGCTATCCAGCACCCTCTTGTACAGGGCCGCTTGTTCGTCTGTCAGGGCGCAGTAGCGGTCCTGCTCGATCTTGTCTGGGAGATCGTTGATGATGGTCTTGTCGGTCTTGAGGCGACGCAGCAGGAGCGGTGCCGTCACGCGTTTGAATTGATCCACGACGCTATGATCCCCGTGCACCTGGATCGGCGTCGCGAACTCCTTCTCAAACTGTTTCAGCGTGCCCAGGTAGCCCGGATTGACAAAGTCAACGATGCTCCAGTAGTCCGCCAGGCGGTTTTCCACTGGCGTCCCGCTCATGGCGATGTGGTTGGTGGCCGGGACGGACTTGAGCGCCTTGGTTTGTGCCGCGGCTGGGTTCTTGATGTTCTGCGCTTCATCGGCGACGAGCAGGTGCCACTGCATGCCGGCGAGCATGGCTGCGGACCGCCGAATCACCCCGTAGGTAGTAATCGTGACGTCCGGGCGGTCGGCCTTGAGCTCACGCTTTGCGCCGTGAAAGATGCCGTACGTGAGGCCGGGGGCAAAGCGCTGGATCTCTTTCGCCCAGTTAGTCAGTAGCGTCGTCGGGACGACCACGAGCGCCTTGTGGGCGGCGACAATCATTTTGTCCGGCGTAGCGACAAACATCTTGGCCGGTGGCGGGAACTCGGAGGCGGCGTAGCCGCCGGAGAGTTTCCGCCACCGGCGGCGCCGAGTTGGCCGGGTTCTACGATGGCTGATCGCATCAATAAGCGGTCAGTCCATGTCTGGAACCCGTATTACCGACCAACAGGTTAGCCTCTACATGTCCAAACGCAAACAGCATACCCAGGAGATTGCCGCTGCCAAGGCCGGCATCAGTGTGCGCAGTGCCCGGCGTATCGAACGTGATAGCCAACTGCCTTCGCAGAAGCCCCGCCGTTACTGGCGCTCGCGGCCCGATCCATTCGTCGAGGTCTGGGACACCGAGGTCGTGCCGATGCTTGCTAGCGAGCCGCGCCTGCAAGCCATCACCATTCTGCGCAAGCTCCAGGACGACCATCCCGACCAATACCCTGACAGCATGCGCCGCACGCTCGAACGGCGCATCAGCAAGTGGCGGGCTGTGTCTGGACCGGCCAAAGAAGTCTTCTTCCCACAGGAACACGCGCCGGGGATCCGGGCACTGTCGGACTTCACCGATATGCAGGCGCTGGGCATCACCATCTCCGGCGTTCCATTCCCTCACCGCCTGTATCACTTCGTGTTCGCGTTCTCGCGCTGGGAGTACGCCCAAGTGGTTGAAGGCGGAGAGAGCTTCGAGGCGCTGTCCTCGGGCTTGCAGAACGCGCTCTGGCAGGCCGGCGGCTGCCCGCGAGAACATCGCACCGACAGCCTCTCGGCGGCGTTCAAGAACCTGAAGGAGCAGGAGGACTTCACAACGCGCTACGAAGCCCTGCTGGACCACTATGGGATGACCGGCACCCGTAACAACCGCGGCCTGGGCCACGAGAACGGCAGTGTGGAATCATCCCACCGCTATCTGAAGGAGGCTGTCGACCAGGCACTGATGCTGCGCGGCCACCGGGACTTCGAGGATCGAGCCGCCTATGAGGCGCTCCTGCGCGAGGTCGTGATGCGTCGTAACCGGCGTCATGCAGCGGCGTTCCGTCTCGAGCGCGAGCAGTTGACGGACCTGCCTCCCCGGCGCACGACGGACTTTGCCGAAGAGGAAGCGCGTGTCACCCGTTGCAGCACATTCACCGTGCGCGGCATCCTCTACAGCGCGCCGTCCCGCCTGATTGGTCACCGTCTGAAGGTGCGTGTGTACGGCGACCGACTGGACTGCTACCTGTCCGGAGCCATGGTGTTCAGCACTCCTCGGGGCTCCCACGCCGCGCACAGCACCCGCCGCGCTATCGACTATCGGCACTTCATTGAGGGGCTCAAACGTAAGCCGCAGGCCTTCAAGGGCCTGGCGTTCCGGGACGATCTGTTCCCTCGGGAGGCCTATCGGCGAACCTGGGAGCAGCTTGATGCCCGGCTGTCGCAACGCGACGCGTGCAAGACGATGGTTGGCCTGCTTGAGCTGGCGGCCATGGACGGTATCGAAGCCGTGCTGGCCGTGCGCCTGGAAGCCATGTTGGGCGATGGTGATCTGCCGGATCTGGAAGCGCTGCGCGAGGAGTTCTCGCCGCGGCAAGCCGATCACCCCGTCATCCATGTCCAGATGCCGGCGACCAGTTGCTACGACGCCCTGCTGGGCCAGGGGGTCGCAGCATGAACGCGCCGCTCCCAATTGATGCCGCCCGCCTGACGTTGATGCTCAACGAACTGCGCCTGCCCACCATTGGCCGGCTCTGGCCAGAGTTCGCACAGCGCGCCGACAAGGAAAGCTGGCAGGCAACCCGGCTGCTTGGCGCCTTGCTCGAACACGAACTGGCCGAACGGGCCAAGCGGCGTATCGAACGACACCGAACCGAATCCCGCCTGGATCCAACCAAGACGCTGGCTGCCTTCGACTTCAGTGCTGTGCCCATGGTCTCCAAGGCGCACGTGATGGCACTGGCGAGCGGTGATTCCTGGCTGGAGAAAGGTGCCAATGTGTTGATCTTCGGCCCGCCGGGCGGTGGGAAGAGCCACCTCGGATCGGCCATCGGGCATGCCCTGATCGACGCTGGGTACAGGGTACTGTTCACGCGTACCAGCGAGATCGTCCAGAAGCTGCAGGCAGCCAGGCAGAGCCTGCAGTTACCTGCAGCCCTGGCCAAGCTCGACCGCTTTGACCTGATCATCCTGGACGACCTGTCGTACGCCCGCAAGGACCAGGCCGAAACCAGTGTCCTATTCGAACTGATCGCCGAGCGCTATGAGCGGCGCAGTCTGCTGATCACGGCCAACCAGCCGTTCTCAGGCTGGGACAACGTGTTCCCTGACCCCGGCATGACCATCGCCGCGATTGACCGACTCGTCCACCATTCGACGATCTTTGAAATGAACGTCGAAAGCTACCGTCGGCGCACCGCAAGCGACAAGCAGTCTGCTCGCCGACGACAATCATCCAGCGACAACGACAATCACCGCGACATCGATAACGGAGCGACAACCATGACCTAACACTCACCGACAATCATCCCGGCCAACCGGCCAAAATGATTGTCGCTGGACCGGCCGTCCTGCTTGACGCTATCTAGCCTTGGCCGCATCGAGCGCGCCAACCTGCTTGAGCGCGAGAATCGCGGCAATGACCTGGAGGGTCTTGCCCAGTCCCATGTCATCCGCAATGACGCTCCCGAAGCCGATGCAAGCATTGCGAAAGAGCCAATTGAACCCGCGCTCCTGGTAGGGGCGCAGTTGTGCTTCCAGCCCGTCAGGCAACGAGCATGGCTCGATATCCTGCAATTTTCGGAGGATCGCTTCGGCGTTCTTGTCTCGCGCGATTGCCGCGCCATCAAGCTCTCCGGCGATGGCGATGCGTAAAAGTTCCGGAGCTGTCACCTTCGGGGGCGCAGCGAGGGCAGCGCTTAGGCTGGCGAGTTCCTTGGGATCCAGATAAACGTATTCGTCCTTGATCCGCAAGACACCACTCGCGCCTTGCACGAGCTGCTCGAACTCACGCTTGCCGAGAATGTGATCGCCGATTGCGATCTGCCAGTCAAACGAGAACAGGTCGTCAGCCCGGAACCAACTGACGGTACTCGGCGGTTGCCCGGCAATTCGCATGGAGAGCTTCGGCCGCAACAGCGCTTCCATTCCCTTCGGCAAAAGCGAGCGAATCCCCATCAGCCGCAGCACGGGCAGCGTGTCATTCAGCCATGACGGCAACTGCGCCGAGGACACGGCGATCGGCGTCCTGGCCTCCCTTTGTACGTAGTCGTTGATGGGAGGGCAGTGCTGGTCGAGCACAGAGATTGTCTGCAGAACCGCATAGCGGTGCTTGCCCCATTGATTGTCTGCGATGACGGTTGCCAAGGCTGTTGGTTCCCGGGTCGGGTGCTCTCTGTCCTGGACGTCAATGTCGACCGTGAAGCCCGCCCCGATATCGTCCACCCGCAGGACGGGCGAGAATCGCCGCTCGGCGAGATGGAAGGCGGAGAGGGAGGTTTGAATGGCGCCCGGGATAGCGCCCTCGCCGGGCCGGTCGAAGTGGGCGTAGTTGTCAGTGAAGAACAGCCCAAGGATCATGTCGCCGTTAGGCGAGCCAGCCCATGTGCGGACATAGTGCGTGAGCCATACGGAGCATAGGTGCAGGGCTCCTGCATACCGCTCCACCGTCTTCCGTGGGCGTGACTGGCCATCGACGGTAAGTAGGCGCGGTGGCAGTGCCACGGCGTGAACTACACCTTTCACCTGCTCGTCCGCGATCGCGGGCAACCATCGCACCCCTGCGACGTTATTGGTGTGGGCATAGATCTGGGGTGTGACCGCTCCCTTGCTAAGCAGGTGCAAGGTCACCAGCCGGAGTTGATAAAAGGCCGCCACCTCCGGCTGGTAGTCGGGTAGGTCGCTTGCCTCAATACGTGCTAATGCACCCAGGAAATCCGACGGCGCGGTGGCCCGAGTCACTCCGCTCATCGCTGCACCAAGTGTCGATGGCCACACCAGGCCTTGGCGGATATGTGGCTTGTCGTAGGGGAGAATCGGCGAGTAATCGTCCTCATCCCTCTCGCCGGCCAGGTTCTTAGCGGCAGTCTTGGCGACCCTAGCGAGACGGCTGCGGACCGCTTCCCGGAAATCCCCCTTGGAAAAGAGAAACTTGGATGCTCGGGCAGCAACCGACTCAGCGGTTCGAGCAGGTCAGGGATCGAAGAACAATCGATCGGTTTGAATTCGGTGACTTGCGCCTGCTCCTCCCGCTTTTCCCCTCGACGTACTGGCGCCGCCATAGGTAGCAGATCGGACAGCGTGGGCACTGGCCGGTTCACCTCGTTCTGGATGCTGAGCCGGCAATCATCGAGCGCACTGACCAGATCCAGCCCGCGAAGGCTGAACACCAAGAAAGGGTCTCGGTCAATCTCGGCGCTCAGGACGTAGATAACGGCCGCCAGGTGTTTGCAGGGGACCGCCCAATCCGGGCACGAGCAGGTCATCCGAAGATCGCGCCACCCGGTTGGGAAGACATTGATGCCTTCCTTTTGGCTGAGCCCGAGTACCGCCGGGTCCAGTTTCACGATTAAGCAACCGCCCGATGAGCGCCGGGTTGCCGGCAATGGCCTTAAAAAGGCTGTCCCGATCCGCGCGCTGAAAGGGCGGGATGTCGATTTTGACTTTGTATGGTTCGACGCGCGAGCCTTGGACGCGTGCGGTGACCGAACTACCGGACACCTCCATGGAGGTCACGGCGCCGTTTCGCACGTAGGCGCGGCCGCGCGGCAACCGGTTCTCGTGGTCAATATGCTGCAGGGCGTTTAGCCAGCGTTCGCCCCACCACGTGTTCCCGAATTTCGTTCTTGTTGCCACTAGATCTACCGGATGCACAATCGAGCACGACAAGTATGCCGACGGCGCCGCTACAAGCAAGCCTCCTCCATTTAGAAGTGTCTAAGGCGGCACGTTAAGATATACCAACTCCTTTTTCCGCCTAGGTGCGGAATCCCGCCGCCAGGTCGCCCAATAGATCCTCCACGACACGCTCTTCGGCGCAGACTGACTACGGAGCTTCATCATCGTGGTCAATTCCGGCTCCCAGGTTGCTAGGACAGGTTCGCCGGTGGCGGGGAAGTCCTTGTCGCGGGTCGCAGCAACCACGCGCTCGTATTCTGCGGCACCAAATCTCCAGGCGTTCGTGCCATACGCCCGCATGACGTGGTTACCTATACGAATGCCTTCCCAATCGTAGTCGCCGTGGTAGTGCAAGTCGGCGCCGCTACGCTTGAGGCTGGTGAGAAGATGCCGCTGCGCCGCAGCCGGCATGCCATCGGTGCAGACGAGCGGGGCACACGATGCACCAAGGGCGTTGGCCGCGATGGTAACGACCTCTGGGTTCTCGCAAACGAAAACGGCGATCCCCGCGACTTCCCATGTTTCGGGATTACGCACTAGCTGGCGTAGGGTCAGATAGCCGGGCTCGCCACGCATGAATCTGCTCCTGTCGGAGGGACGCATCGGGAGGTTCAGGCATAGCGCGGGCCGGGCCAGCTCGTTGACCAGTACGCCGGCGCGGGCCCAGGTATCGCGCGCGCGCTCCTCCGCCACCTCGTCGGCGGTGCGGGTCGTGTCGTCATTTTCGTCGTCGGGTGTTGTGGACGACTGGCGTAACACGGCGAGGACCAGGGACGCGATTGGCCTGTTGCGATCCAGTGCGTGGGCATCACCGTGGGTCTCGGCCGCCAACTGGGCAAGTGGCACGCCCTTCAGGGGTAGCCTCTGGAGGACCTCGGCCGCATGGCGACAGAGGATTCGCGCACGTTCCGGGCTTCGCGTTGACAAGCGCTTGATCAGTCCGCGCCCCAGGCTGGATTCCAAAAATCTTTGCAGGGGCGGGTCCTGGCAACTGTCGGCCACACCCTCCCACGCGAGCCTTTCGTCGGTGCGGGCCTTTTCCTTGTTGACGATTGGCCCATCCAACATTTCGAGCGCAATCCGCAGGCTTGGCGCGAGCCCGGCTCGGTGTAATGCCCAGTCGACGTCCTCGAGGCAAAAGGAAATGGAGTCGGCATGCCGGTACGGGCGCCCGAGAATCAGGCGGAGCGTCTCCATATGGGCAGGGGGGAGTCCCCTCAGATTGACTACGCCTGCAATGGGTGCTTCGGGGCGCTCGCGCTCGAAGACCCTGCGCAGGCGCGCCCGTAGCGACGCCCGGTCATCGCCACCGAGAAGGTTGTGAAGGCGAGGAGAGGGCGCATCAGTCATTGCAACGTCGTGGGATTGCTACGCCCGGTAACCTGTCGCCGTTGTTTTCCATCCCACTTCCAACGCGAGACAAAGACCGCATCCACGCCGGGCGCCCGTTGCAGTTCGCAGATCGATACGCCTGGGAACGCTGGATAGCATGCCCATTCACGTTCGCTGGTGATCATGAAATCCAGATCGAACATCTGGATCAGCTTGGCGCAGTCCCCACGCGCGTGGTCGTCAATGCCGGCGAACGCCTCATCCAGCAAGATCAATCGCGGGGCGAGTTGGCCCGCGCTCTGGTTGTAGAAATTGGCCACGGCCGCAATCATCGGCACAGTCAGGCCCAGTGCCCGTTCTCCACTGGATGCCGGGTCGGAAATCGACTTCCATCCGCCGTTTTGAGAGCGCTGAACGCGGAAGCGGTGCCAGAGACGATAGTCCAGTGCTCTTGCGAGCCGGTCTGCCGATTTTTGGCCATAGGAGTCCGGGTTCTCGTTCTCCGCTTTGATGCGCTGGAGGAACCAATCCCCGATCTCCTTGCGCTCGTCTTCTGTTAGGAGTTCTGCGCTTTTTTGGAGGAGGATTGTACGCAGGCGCTCGAAGTTCGCCGTTGAGCCGGCGTTGTCCTTGGTCGGCTCCCACTGAAGCTTGAACTTGACTCCCGTCGCGGTCGGATACTTGTCCAGTTCCCTGTTGATCTCATGCACCTGCTTTTCGGCGGTCCTAAGCAGCCGATGAATCTCGATGGCGATGTCCTGCTTGAGATGCTGCTCAAGGATCTCTTGCTCGCGCACACTCAGCAGGTTTTCGCGCCTCACAATCTCCTCATCCAGAAGGATAAGCAGAGCGTGCGGCTGTTCCTCCTTCCCTTGGAAGACAATCCTTACCGAAATGCCTGAATCAGACTGGGTGCCGTGGGCCTCATGACCGAGTGCATTGAGCGCATGATCCAATTCGCGAAACTCGGTATTGATGACGCTTTGTGAACGCCTCCACGCCTCGTCGGTGTCTTCGAGGTTGCTCAATTCCTGCTCGGCCTTGCGCGCGAGGCCCAAGGCTGCATCGACCGCCCATGGCCGCGTGAGATCGGGAATGTCGATGGCAGGGAGCGCTGCAGGAATCAGACCGGCCTCCGCAACTTGCTTGAATGCATCGATGGCCCGAAACCGATTGTCTGCCGCCTCCTTCACCTGGGTCTCAGCGGATGTGAGCGCCTCGTTCGCAGCACCTTCCTCTTTTGCCGCCGCAACTTGTTTGGCATTTGCCGCGTTATAGGCGTCAGTAGCAATGCTGAGAGCATGCCTCGCCGCGGTAATCAACTCTTCGTATTGATCAACACGCATGCCTATCGTTTCCCGCAGAACCGCAAGTTGGGCTTCCGCGCGTGTGTCGTCAATCTGGCATTGCGCGAGGATCGCCTCCTGTTTGGCGAATTCCTGGCGACAATCGTCTTCATGGCGTGAGGCAGTTTCATAATCCCGCC
The Cupriavidus taiwanensis genome window above contains:
- a CDS encoding TIGR02679 family protein, with the protein product MTDAPSPRLHNLLGGDDRASLRARLRRVFERERPEAPIAGVVNLRGLPPAHMETLRLILGRPYRHADSISFCLEDVDWALHRAGLAPSLRIALEMLDGPIVNKEKARTDERLAWEGVADSCQDPPLQRFLESSLGRGLIKRLSTRSPERARILCRHAAEVLQRLPLKGVPLAQLAAETHGDAHALDRNRPIASLVLAVLRQSSTTPDDENDDTTRTADEVAEERARDTWARAGVLVNELARPALCLNLPMRPSDRSRFMRGEPGYLTLRQLVRNPETWEVAGIAVFVCENPEVVTIAANALGASCAPLVCTDGMPAAAQRHLLTSLKRSGADLHYHGDYDWEGIRIGNHVMRAYGTNAWRFGAAEYERVVAATRDKDFPATGEPVLATWEPELTTMMKLRSQSAPKSVSWRIYWATWRRDSAPRRKKELVYLNVPP